Proteins encoded within one genomic window of Panicum virgatum strain AP13 chromosome 1N, P.virgatum_v5, whole genome shotgun sequence:
- the LOC120655307 gene encoding F-box/kelch-repeat protein At3g61590-like gives MLAMESEEWELYPYIGSQVMEYGQISEDSDDDWNGEVAVSLDAVLPDDLLEKVLSFLPVASIIRSGSVCKRWHEIVHAQRQAWNKMVPQKPWYFMFTCSEDAVSGFAYDPSLRKWYGFDFPCIEKSNWSTSSSAGLVCLMDSENRRRIMVCNPITKDWKRLLDAPGGKTAYYSALAFSVDRSSHQYTVAVARSNQVPPEHYQWEFTIHLYESVTGNWVTPFTGVLLGWRGGDECVICGGILYYLVYSTGVLVNNNEHRHCLVMYDLAARPNHTSLMSMAIPVPCALTCGRLMNLSERLVLVGGIGKQDRPGIIKGIGIWELHNKEWREVARMPHKFFQGFGEFDDVFASCGADDLIYIQSYGSPALLTFEINQKLWKWSVKSPVSKRFPLQLFTGFSFEPRLDIAS, from the coding sequence ATGCTGGCAATGGAGTCAGAAGAGTGGGAGCTGTATCCTTACATCGGTTCACAGGTCATGGAATATGGACAGATCTCTGAAGATAGCGATGATGATTGGAATGGGGAGGTGGCAGTGTCATTGGACGCTGTCCTCCCTGATGATCTCTTAGAGAAAGTTCTTTCCTTCTTGCCTGTTGCAAGTATCATAAGATCTGGGTCTGTCTGCAAGAGGTGGCACGAGATTGTGCATGCCCAGAGGCAGGCATGGAATAAAATGGTGCCCCAGAAGCCATGGTACTTCATGTTTACTTGTAGTGAGGATGCAGTTTCAGGTTTTGCCTATGACCCGAGCCTCCGTAAGTGGTATGGATTTGATTTCCCTTGCATTGAGAAGAGCAACTGGTCTACATCCTCATCCGCTGGGTTGGTGTGCCTGATGGATAGTGAGAACAGGCGCCGAATTATGGTGTGCAACCCCATCACTAAGGACTGGAAGCGGCTTCTTGATGCTCCTGGAGGCAAAACAGCTTATTACAGTGCTCTTGCCTTTTCTGTGGACAGGAGTTCTCATCAGTACACGGTAGCTGTTGCAAGGAGCAACCAGGTTCCGCCAGAGCACTATCAGTGGGAATTTACCATCCATTTGTATGAGTCGGTCACTGGTAATTGGGTGACTCCCTTTACTGGAGTACTGCTCGGGTGGAGAGGAGGTGATGAGTGTGTCATCTGTGGTGGAATACTCTATTACTTGGTGTACTCCACAGGAGTTCTAGTGAACAATAATGAGCATCGCCATTGTCTTGTCATGTATGATCTTGCTGCAAGACCTAACCACACTTCTTTAATGAGCATGGCTATTCCAGTGCCATGTGCTCTTACATGTGGCCGGTTGATGAACCTAAGCGAGAGGCTTGTATTGGTTGGTGGCATTGGCAAGCAAGACAGGCCTGGGATCATCAAGGGAATTGGCATTTGGGAGCTCCATAACAAAGAGTGGCGTGAGGTTGCTAGAATGCCTCACAAGTTTTTCCAAGGATTTGGTGAGTTCGATGATGTTTTTGCAAGCTGCGGGGCAGATGATCTTATCTACATCCAGAGCTATGGATCGCCGGCTCTTCTCACCTTTGAAATAAACCAGAAGCTGTGGAAGTGGTCAGTGAAGAGCCCTGTTTCAAAGAGGTTTCCACTGCAGCTGTTCACTGGTTTTTCTTTCGAGCCAAGGCTGGACATTGCTTCCTAG